A region from the Aegilops tauschii subsp. strangulata cultivar AL8/78 chromosome 5, Aet v6.0, whole genome shotgun sequence genome encodes:
- the LOC109745324 gene encoding uncharacterized protein isoform X2: MEPSPAAGHQEESQPDLGERRGLFSCLFSECDAPPFNKSNLDADLLELLLDLHEEAFRRLPVHDMPVEAADQLAVSMREGGLCLGLLDPVTNIILNTVALLPRDFGDMAKPDRRRSKRLAAGRVQPSDYSSWNTSWVLPSSGRVTCGPSTRRATWYSIAGASRQALIRFMVGYFGCLSEEQTTRYLHWARADLALAVQLVEHDLHAAAVSPPDPASQRTQAAFKYAASCGRRHPAPDHLVRLQASPLPEQCLHYSAPLLEKGGRKLTVDDIITIMDLLRYQDGAPLDLQFSLRPSGRELLVYCRDLKADAGRLDISNTTGSDGFKMFTIKVERHGHHFAALRSPHEHRSMISSCLQKVVKTAKAHFGSAVMICSGDACEYTGSLRMRLHDMIHGFYLKVFAMLPSTWLHLIPHILFAGHCYGPMDPVSNIIINSICHHILRPLPWSADCKVELYDILDTLSMLRVEVRSLEGLIALVRASSESQCSTQRAMEHLSCKRCDLSQETHTSLQFTDAAAAARHPQHAELGSFFASLAPDRLIDLRLLLATSADGRISSESLGEIISTLEHSALLLVAPVSPNAAELCNEAKETLLQKRSCYNEMKLFIRAELAQVLKKYAFDHPLEPKYEPSVICGLVAAPRFLDRLSYHVNFVAASESDNQLFFAEINEPFPDPPKPNFCCPLPLTSTALITQDAIGHACGLSAMFGIS, from the exons ATGGAGCCCTCGCCTGCCGCCGGACACCAGGAAGAATCGCAGCCAGATTTGGGAGAGCGCAGGGGGCTGTTCTCGTGCTTGTTCAGCGAGTGCGACGCTCCCCCCTTCAACAAATCGAATTTGGACGCCGATCTCCTGGAGCTCCTCCTCGACTTGCACGAGGAGGCGTTCCGCCGGCTGCCCGTCCACGACATGCCGGTGGAAGCCGCCGACCAGTTGGCCGTATCCATGCGCGAAGGCGGCCTCTGCCTCGGCCTCCTCGACCCCGTCACCAACATCATCCTCAACACCGTCGCCCTCCTCCCGCGCGACTTCGGGGACATGGCAAAACCCGACAGGAGGAGGTCCAAGAGGCTGGCCGCCGGCAGGGTGCAACCCAGTGACTACAGCAGCTGGAACACCAGCTGGGTTTTGCCATCCTCCGGCAGGGTTACCTGTGGGCCATCCACCCGCAGGGCTACATGGTACTCTATTGCTGGGGCGTCCCGCCAGGCTCTCATCAGATTCATGGTTGGCTACTTCGGATGCCTCAGCGAAGAACAGACCACCCGCTACCTCCACTGGGCACGCGCCGATCTTGCCCTCGCAGTCCAGCTGGTCGAGCACGATCTACACGCTGCTGCTGTTTCACCACCCGACCCTGCCTCCCAAAGGACGCAAGCCGCCTTCAAGTACGCCGCAAGCTGTGGCCGGCGGCACCCTGCGCCTGATCACCTGGTGCGGCTCCAGGCGTCGCCCCTGCCCGAACAGTGCCTCCACTACTCCGCCCCCTTGCTCGAGAAGGGAGGGCGCAAGCTCACCGTCGATGACATCATCACCATCATGGATTTGCTGCGCTACCAGGACGGTGCCCCCTTGGATCTTCAGTTCAGCTTGCGGCCAAGCGGAAGAGAGCTACTTGTCTACTGCCGGGACCTCAAGGCTGATGCAGGGAGACTAGACATTTCCAACACCACAGGCTCCGATGGCTTCAAAATGTTCACCATCAAGGTCGAGCGTCATGGACACCACTTCGCGGCCCTGCGGTCTCCTCACGAGCACAGATCCATGATCTCATCCTGTTTGCAGAAGGTCGTGAAAACCGCCAAAGCACACTTCGGCTCTGCGGTCATGATCTGTTCTGGCGATGCCTGCGAATACACTGGGTCTCTCAGGATGAGGCTCCACGACATGATCCACGGCTTCTATCTCAAAGTCTTCGCCATGCTGCCCTCTACGTGGCTCCACCTCATCCCCCACATCCTATTCGCTGGCCACTGCTATGGCCCCATGGACCCTgtctccaacatcatcatcaactccATTTGCCACCACATACTGCGCCCGCTCCCATGGTCAGCTGACTGCAAAGTAGAGCTGTATGACATCCTCGACACCCTCTCTATGCTTCGTGTGGAGGTCCGTTCCTTGGAAGGCCTCATTGCCCTCGTCCGAGCAAGCTCCGAGTCCCAATGCTCGACGCAGCGGGCGATGGAGCACCTCTCCTGCAAACGCTGTGACCTGTCCCAGGAGACGCACACCTCGCTGCAGTTTACTGACGCAGCCGCAGCCGCTCGACACCCACAACATGCTGAGCTGGGATCATTCTTCGCTTCCCTGGCGCCCGACAGGCTCATTGACCTGCGGCTCTTGCTGGCCACTAGCGCCGATGGCAGGATCTCCTCTGAGTCTCTTGGGGAAATAATATCCACTCTCGAACATAGTGCACTGCTGTTGGTGGCTCCCGTATCTCCCAATGCGGCTGAACTGTGCAACGAGGCTAAGGAGACTCTGCTACAAAAGAGGTCATGTTATAACGAGATGAAGTTATTCATCCGCGCTGAGCTTGCGCAAGTGCTGAAGAAATATGCCTTTGATCATCCTCTG GAACCAAAATATGAGCCAAGTGTTATCTGTGGTTTGGTGGCTGCTCCCAGATTCCTAGACAGGCTTTCCTATCATGTTAATTTTGTGGCTGCTTCTGAATCTGATAACCAACTCTTCTTTGCCGAAATAAATGAGCCATTTCCTGACCCGCCAAAACCAAATTTCTGCTGCCCTCTACCCCTGACATCTACTG CACTTATCACTCAGGATGCAATTGGACACGCCTGCGGCCTGTCCGCAATGTTCGGCATTAGCTAA
- the LOC109745324 gene encoding uncharacterized protein isoform X1, with protein sequence MEPSPAAGHQEESQPDLGERRGLFSCLFSECDAPPFNKSNLDADLLELLLDLHEEAFRRLPVHDMPVEAADQLAVSMREGGLCLGLLDPVTNIILNTVALLPRDFGDMAKPDRRRSKRLAAGRVQPSDYSSWNTSWVLPSSGRVTCGPSTRRATWYSIAGASRQALIRFMVGYFGCLSEEQTTRYLHWARADLALAVQLVEHDLHAAAVSPPDPASQRTQAAFKYAASCGRRHPAPDHLVRLQASPLPEQCLHYSAPLLEKGGRKLTVDDIITIMDLLRYQDGAPLDLQFSLRPSGRELLVYCRDLKADAGRLDISNTTGSDGFKMFTIKVERHGHHFAALRSPHEHRSMISSCLQKVVKTAKAHFGSAVMICSGDACEYTGSLRMRLHDMIHGFYLKVFAMLPSTWLHLIPHILFAGHCYGPMDPVSNIIINSICHHILRPLPWSADCKVELYDILDTLSMLRVEVRSLEGLIALVRASSESQCSTQRAMEHLSCKRCDLSQETHTSLQFTDAAAAARHPQHAELGSFFASLAPDRLIDLRLLLATSADGRISSESLGEIISTLEHSALLLVAPVSPNAAELCNEAKETLLQKRSCYNEMKLFIRAELAQVLKKYAFDHPLEPKYEPSVICGLVAAPRFLDRLSYHVNFVAASESDNQLFFAEINEPFPDPPKPNFCCPLPLTSTGRCYYGEGSARKIVYPDSSELLECNFDITDYGTVHADGLLDPDFILDFRRDAQFAEDLRKYCEEQKADEYELI encoded by the exons ATGGAGCCCTCGCCTGCCGCCGGACACCAGGAAGAATCGCAGCCAGATTTGGGAGAGCGCAGGGGGCTGTTCTCGTGCTTGTTCAGCGAGTGCGACGCTCCCCCCTTCAACAAATCGAATTTGGACGCCGATCTCCTGGAGCTCCTCCTCGACTTGCACGAGGAGGCGTTCCGCCGGCTGCCCGTCCACGACATGCCGGTGGAAGCCGCCGACCAGTTGGCCGTATCCATGCGCGAAGGCGGCCTCTGCCTCGGCCTCCTCGACCCCGTCACCAACATCATCCTCAACACCGTCGCCCTCCTCCCGCGCGACTTCGGGGACATGGCAAAACCCGACAGGAGGAGGTCCAAGAGGCTGGCCGCCGGCAGGGTGCAACCCAGTGACTACAGCAGCTGGAACACCAGCTGGGTTTTGCCATCCTCCGGCAGGGTTACCTGTGGGCCATCCACCCGCAGGGCTACATGGTACTCTATTGCTGGGGCGTCCCGCCAGGCTCTCATCAGATTCATGGTTGGCTACTTCGGATGCCTCAGCGAAGAACAGACCACCCGCTACCTCCACTGGGCACGCGCCGATCTTGCCCTCGCAGTCCAGCTGGTCGAGCACGATCTACACGCTGCTGCTGTTTCACCACCCGACCCTGCCTCCCAAAGGACGCAAGCCGCCTTCAAGTACGCCGCAAGCTGTGGCCGGCGGCACCCTGCGCCTGATCACCTGGTGCGGCTCCAGGCGTCGCCCCTGCCCGAACAGTGCCTCCACTACTCCGCCCCCTTGCTCGAGAAGGGAGGGCGCAAGCTCACCGTCGATGACATCATCACCATCATGGATTTGCTGCGCTACCAGGACGGTGCCCCCTTGGATCTTCAGTTCAGCTTGCGGCCAAGCGGAAGAGAGCTACTTGTCTACTGCCGGGACCTCAAGGCTGATGCAGGGAGACTAGACATTTCCAACACCACAGGCTCCGATGGCTTCAAAATGTTCACCATCAAGGTCGAGCGTCATGGACACCACTTCGCGGCCCTGCGGTCTCCTCACGAGCACAGATCCATGATCTCATCCTGTTTGCAGAAGGTCGTGAAAACCGCCAAAGCACACTTCGGCTCTGCGGTCATGATCTGTTCTGGCGATGCCTGCGAATACACTGGGTCTCTCAGGATGAGGCTCCACGACATGATCCACGGCTTCTATCTCAAAGTCTTCGCCATGCTGCCCTCTACGTGGCTCCACCTCATCCCCCACATCCTATTCGCTGGCCACTGCTATGGCCCCATGGACCCTgtctccaacatcatcatcaactccATTTGCCACCACATACTGCGCCCGCTCCCATGGTCAGCTGACTGCAAAGTAGAGCTGTATGACATCCTCGACACCCTCTCTATGCTTCGTGTGGAGGTCCGTTCCTTGGAAGGCCTCATTGCCCTCGTCCGAGCAAGCTCCGAGTCCCAATGCTCGACGCAGCGGGCGATGGAGCACCTCTCCTGCAAACGCTGTGACCTGTCCCAGGAGACGCACACCTCGCTGCAGTTTACTGACGCAGCCGCAGCCGCTCGACACCCACAACATGCTGAGCTGGGATCATTCTTCGCTTCCCTGGCGCCCGACAGGCTCATTGACCTGCGGCTCTTGCTGGCCACTAGCGCCGATGGCAGGATCTCCTCTGAGTCTCTTGGGGAAATAATATCCACTCTCGAACATAGTGCACTGCTGTTGGTGGCTCCCGTATCTCCCAATGCGGCTGAACTGTGCAACGAGGCTAAGGAGACTCTGCTACAAAAGAGGTCATGTTATAACGAGATGAAGTTATTCATCCGCGCTGAGCTTGCGCAAGTGCTGAAGAAATATGCCTTTGATCATCCTCTG GAACCAAAATATGAGCCAAGTGTTATCTGTGGTTTGGTGGCTGCTCCCAGATTCCTAGACAGGCTTTCCTATCATGTTAATTTTGTGGCTGCTTCTGAATCTGATAACCAACTCTTCTTTGCCGAAATAAATGAGCCATTTCCTGACCCGCCAAAACCAAATTTCTGCTGCCCTCTACCCCTGACATCTACTG GTCGTTGCTACTATGGAGAGGGGTCTGCGAGGAAGATTGTGTATCCAGATTCATCAGAACTTCTTGAGTGTAATTTTGATATTACCGACTACGGAACGGTGCATGCGGATGGATTGTTGGACCCAGATTTCATCTTGGATTTTAGGAGAGACGCGCAGTTTGCAGAGGATCTGAGGAAGTACTGTGAAGAACAAAAGGCTGATGAGTATGAATTAATATGA